A single genomic interval of Juglans regia cultivar Chandler chromosome 1, Walnut 2.0, whole genome shotgun sequence harbors:
- the LOC108998525 gene encoding uncharacterized mitochondrial protein AtMg00860-like, giving the protein MEEHVGHLREVLNMLKQHCMFAKKSKCRFAVNEVDYLGHIINDKGVMGDPSKVVSMVEWPEPKNVKALRGFLGLTGYYQKFIQNYDLIAAPLTSLLKKNDFSWNPEASKAFTALKQAMSHPPILKLPNFSKPFVIECDASGNGIGQC; this is encoded by the coding sequence ATGGAGGAGCATGTGGGTCACCTAAGAGAGGTGTTAAACATGCTGAAACAACACTGCATGTTTGCCAAAAAATCCAAGTGTCGGTTTGCGGTTAATGAAGTTGACTATTTGGGCCACATTATTAATGATAAAGGAGTGATGGGAGATCCCTCGAAGGTTGTTTCTATGGTAGAGTGGCCCGAGCCTAAGAATGTGAAGGCCTTACGAGGATTTCTTGGGCTCACGGGATATTACCAGAAATTTATCCAGAATTATGATCTCATCGCTGCTCCACTTACCTCATTACTCAAGAAAAACGATTTTTCTTGGAACCCGGAGGCTAGCAAGGCTTTTACAGCCTTAAAACAGGCCATGTCCCACCCACCAATCCTTAAACTCCCTAATTTTAGCAAGCCATTTgtaattgagtgtgatgcaagCGGAAATGGAATAGGGCAGTGTTAA